One stretch of Thalassophryne amazonica chromosome 17, fThaAma1.1, whole genome shotgun sequence DNA includes these proteins:
- the rnf208 gene encoding RING finger protein 208, translated as MSCLRRQTVTIPMDTVKIIQSEKFPRECPVPVTQPRYAPPPRVAWDGGGEGEIIVNQACSDLTLEMPGTGIVPPRPMVSPPAPVTHREQSFLAQRKTSANEICYHQFHYKMEDVIVNQYVLRSSSTSSSTSSSSSSGPVMPCEPLDCPTCGHTYNFTGKRPRILSCLHSVCEECLQILYESCPKYKFISCPTCRRETVLFTDYGLAALAINTSILSRLPSDPNGPVQWGGDADRSCYQTVRQYCQSACTCQIANPLSSCGIM; from the coding sequence ATGTCCTGCCTTAGGCGTCAGACCGTTACCATCCCTATGGACACCGTCAAGATCATCCAGTCGGAGAAGTTCCCCAGAGAGTGTCCTGTACCGGTCACACAGCCACGCTATGCTCCGCCTCCCAGAGTGGCTTGGGATGGTGGAGGTGAGGGTGAAATCATTGTCAATCAGGCCTGCAGTGATTTAACCCTGGAAATGCCGGGGACTGGCATTGTTCCACCCCGGCCTATGGTGTCTCCTCCAGCGCCTGTGACTCACAGGGAGCAGAGCTTCCTGGCCCAGCGCAAAACTAGTGCCAATGAAATATGCTACCACCAGTTCCACTACAAGATGGAAGATGTTATAGTTAATCAGTATGTGCTTCGATCCTCCTCCACTTCTTCCTCCACTTCCTCCTCCTCATCTTCTGGGCCTGTGATGCCTTGCGAGCCACTGGATTGCCCAACCTGCGGACACACCTACAATTTCACCGGTAAGCGCCCACGTATCCTGTCCTGCCTGCACTCTGTGTGTGAGGAGTGCCTGCAGATCCTCTATGAGTCCTGTCCCAAGTATAAGTTCATCTCATGCCCGACATGCCGACGTGAAACAGTGCTGTTCACCGACTATGGCCTGGCTGCTCTGGCCATCAATACCAGCATCCTGAGCCGTTTGCCGTCTGACCCCAACGGGCCCGTGCAGTGGGGCGGGGATGCCGACCGCAGCTGCTACCAGACTGTGCGCCAATACTGCCAGTCAGCCTGCACCTGCCAGATCGCCAACCCCTTGTCCTCTTGTGGCATCATGTAG